The DNA segment GTGACGCCGCGCGACTCCAGCCAGTCGACGAGCCGATCCGCGCCATAGCCCTCGCCGAGTGACGAGAGATCGATGTAGAGATCGCCGCGTGCCTTGCGCACGGCGGGCGGGGAGTCGCGCAGTTCGAGCTTGAGGTAGCCGACGCGCTCGCGCGCGGCCTGGATCTCGGCCTCGGTGGGCAGGCGGTCGGGGCGACGCTCGGGACCGAAGCCCCAGAGGTTGACCAGCGGGCCGATGGTCACGTCATAGACCCCATCGGTCAGTTCGGCGATGCGCCGGCCCTCGGCGATGACGGCGAACAGATTCGCGGAGACCGGAATCCAGTCGGTGCTCGGATTGGCGTTCAGGCGCGACAGCTCCGAGTTCGGATCATAGGTCGAGATCTCGGCGATGACGGCGTCGAGCACCTGGATCAGTTCCTGTTCCAGGGTCTCGGCGCTCAATCCTTGGGGCGGGCGGGCGATCTTGACCGAGTAATAGGTGCCCATGGTCGGGCCGGACAGCTCGATCATGGGGGTGGTTCGTTCGGCACAGCCGCTCAGGGTGAGCAGCGAGACGAAGAGTAATGCCGCCTGGGCGGCGAACCCGAGACCCGTGTCGGTGCTCCGCCGGATCGGATGATGAAAGCGCATGGGGTGGTCCTCGACGACCGAAGTACGGTGGAGGGCATTTTAGGCGGAAATCACCCGGAGCACGCTCATCTCGGCAGCGGTGGTGCACATCAGCAGCACCGCGAAGGCCACGCCCTCGGGATAACCGGCCCAGGTGCGGATGACATAGATCAGCAGTCCGCAGCCGGCCCCAAAGATGAGCTGACCACGCGCCGAGACGGGCGATGTCACCGGATCAGTCGCGATGAAGAAGGCCCCGAGCAGGGTTGCGCCCGAGACCAAGTGATAGAGCGGATCGGCATAGTGCGCGGGGTCGAGCAGATGCATGAGCGTGGCCAGCACCGCGATGGTGCCGAGCAGCGACACCGGGATGTGCCAGGTGATGACGCGCTTGTAGAGCAGGAACAGCCCACCGAACAGGAGCAACAGCGCCGAGGTCTCACCGAGACTGCCGGCGACCGTGCCGAGCGCGCCCGAGAGTGGTGTATAGAGATCGGGCAGAATGGTCGCCAGCGTCTCACCCTGGCCCAGCTCGGTGCGCACCTGACCGAGTACCGTGGCCCCGCTGAAGGCGTCGAAGCCCTGACCGCCGAAGGTGATGGCCGGACTTTCGATCAATCCCGGTGCTTCGGCGGAGAACAGCGGCGTGGGCGCGACGAAACTCGTCATCTCCAGCGGAAAGGCGATCAGGAGCGCCACGCGCGCGACCATCGCCGGATTGAACAGATTCTGGCCGACACCGCCGAACACCTGCTTGGCGACCACTCCGAGCAGACCGCCGAGGGCGAGACCGAGTGTGGTGAGACTGACGATGGCAGTGAACATGCTGTTTCGACTCCTAGGCCAGTCCCGCGAAACCCATGAACGCCAGCGATAACAGCCCGGCGGCGATTAAAGCGATGGGCACGCCGGAGAAGGCCGCCGGCACCTGCGCCAGCGCCAGCCGCTCGCGCATCCCGGCGAAGATGACCATCACCAGGGTGAAGCCGAGCGCCGACCCCAGGCCATAGAGCGCGCTTTGCAGAAAGCTGTGGTCCTCCTGTACGTTCAGCAGTGCCACGCCCAGCACCGCGCAGTTGGTCGTGATCAGCGGCAGATAGAGCCCCAGCACCTGATAGAGCGTCGGCGAGATCTTGCGCATCGCCAGCTCGGTGAACTGCACCACGGCGGCGATCACCAGGATGAAGGTGAGGATGCGCAGAAAGCCGAGTCCGAGCGGCTGGAGCAGCGCATGCTCCAGCACCCAGCCGGCCACCGCCGCCAGGGTCAGGACGAAGGTGGTCGCCAGCCCCATCCCGAGCGCCGAGTCGAGCTTGCCCGACACCCCCATGAAGGGGCACAGCCCGAGAAACTTGACCGGCACCACGTTCAACGCCACCCCCGCGCGCGTCTACGAACAACTCTGGCGCACCATCCTCGCGCGCCAGAGCTGGAGCGGCACCCTGGTCAACCGCACCAAGTGGGGCGGGGACTATCTGGCGGAGCTGACCATCGCGCCCGTCATCGACCGCGACGGCGATCTCAAGTATTTCCTCGGTATGCACCGTGATGTGACAAAGGTGCACGAGTTGGAAGGTGCGGTGCACCAACAGAAGGCACGCCTGGAGACCGGTACTCGATGCCGCACCGGCAATCACCGCCGCCCTGCCGGCGGAGCCGCGCGAGGCCGGGGTGCGGGTGAACGTCAACAAACTCCGACATGGCGATGTGGCCATCACGGCTCGGGTCTATGCGCATCTGCGACCTGACGACCTGGCCTCGGCCGCCGCCGTTCTCGATCAGCCGAAGCAGAACCGATCAGCGGTGCATTTGCACACTGATTTGCACACTGGAGGGAATGCAGTCGAGTCAGACATGAAAAAACCGGCCTTAGCCGGTTGATTTCATTCGAGAAAATTGGTCGGGGTGACAGGATTCGAACCTGCGACTTCTGCCTCCCGAAGACAGCGCTCTACCAAGCTGAGCTACACCCCGTGAATCGATACGCCGTCAATACGTGCGAGCGACCGCGAAATCCGCCAGCATGGCGAGTGCGTCGTTCGCGGGCGAAGCGGGTAGACGTTCGAGAGCGTCTTTGGCCCGTGCCGCGTAGGACTGTGCGAGCTGCGTAGTATAGTCGATCGCATCGGTGGACGCAATAGCCGCCGTGACGGATTCGATGCGATCGCGTCCGCCATGCTCGATGGCATCACGTAGCAGGGCGCGCTGCTCGGGCGTGCCGACGTCCATGGCGCGAATGATCGGCAGGGTCGGCTTGCCTTCGTCGAGATCGTCGCCGACGTTCTTGCCCAGCTCGGCATTATCGACACTGTAGTCGAGCGCATCGTCGACGAGCTGGAAGGCGATGCCGAGACAGAGACCGTATTCGCGTATGGCGTCCTCGATCTCGGGCGGCGACTCGGCGAGCACGGCGCCGAGTCGGGTGCCGGCCTCGAACAGGGTCGCGGTCTTGCGGCTGATGACCTCCATGTAGCGCGCCTCGTCCGTGTCCGGATCGCGCTCGTTGAGCAGCTGCAATACCTCGCCCTCGGCGATGCGGTTGGTGGCGTGCGCCAGCACCTCCATCACCCGCATGCTGCCGACATCGACCATCATCTCGAACGAGCGCGAGTAGAGGAAGTCGCCGACCAGCACGCTGGCGTCGTTGCCCCAGACCACATTGGCGGTCTCGCGATTGCGCCGCAGTTCCGAGCCGTCGACCACGTCGTCGTGCAGCAGGGTCGAGGTGTGGATGAACTCGACGATGGCCGCGAGGTCGATGTGGCGCTCGCCGCTATAGCCGCAGGCGCGCGCGGCGAGCAGCACCGAGAGCGGACGCAGCCGCTTGCCGCCGCTGTTGACGATGTAGTGTCCGATCTGGTTGATCAGCACCACGTCGGATTGAAGTCGGCGCAGGATCAAGGCGTCGACGGCCTTGATGTCCTCGGCGACGGGTTGTCGAATCCTGGAAAGGTCCATGCGTGTCTGGGATCTATCGTGGAATGGCGGCGGATGCTAGGGGCGGGGGCGAAAGGCTGTCAAGCCGAGCGCCTCCGGCTGTCGATTCGAGAAGGGTACGCAATTTGGCGCTCCCGGTCGACAGCTTGCCGACATTTGGGCAGTTTTGGACCGGGATGTGGTTTCGGGCGTTGACCCAACAGGGATTTTCTGATTAAATTCCGCTTCTTTGTTCCGGCGCGGAGCGTCGGCCCTATCCGAACACTCCTGGGGATCTTCAGAACATGTACGCGGTCATTCAAACCGGTGGCAAGCAATACCGGGTTTCCGAAGGTGACACGGTCAAGATCGAGAAGCTGACCGCCGAGGCCGGCGACAGCGTCGATTTCGAGCAGGTCTTGATGGTGGCCGATGGCGATGATGTCAAGGTCGGCAAGCCTTACCTGGCCGGCGGCAAGGTGACGGCGACCGTCGAGTCGCACGGCCGCGCCAAGAAGGTCAAGATCATCAAGTTCCGTCGTCGCAAGCATCACATGAAGCGCCAGGGCCACCGTCAGTGGTTCACGGCGGTCAAGATCACCGGCATCAGCGCCGGCTGAGGAGTCAGCATCCATGGCACACAAAAAAGCAGGCGGCAGTTCACGCAACGGCCGCGATTCCGAATCCAAACGACTGGGCGTCAAGATCTTCGGCGGCCAGCAGATCCGGGCGGGCGGCATCATCGTGCGTCAGCGCGGCACCCGTTTCCACAACGGCGTCAACGTCGGTTGCGGCAAGGATCACACCCTGTTCGCGCTGACCGACGGCGTGGTGAAGTTCATCACCAAGGGTCCGAAGAACCGCAAGTTCGTCACTGTCGAGAGCGCCTGAGTTCGCGTCGCATCGGCGCGCGGCCTGCCGCGACGGTTCTTCGAACCACTCGCCGGCCTGTCTCGATCACGCTGTTCGCGCCGATCGCGAAGCCTCGTCCCTCGGGCGGGGCTTTTTCTTTTTCGAGATCAAAACTATGAAATTCGTCGACGAGGCCGTCATTCGGGTCGAGGCCGGCGATGGCGGAAACGGCTGTGTGAGTTTTCGACGCGAGAAGTACATCCCCAAGGGTGGTCCGGACGGCGGTGATGGCGGTGACGGCGGCAGTGTCTATCTGATCGCCGACAACAACATCAACACCCTGGTCGATTTCCGCTATCTGCGCAAGCATCGCGCCGAGCGCGGCGAGAACGGCAAGGGCAAGCACATGACCGGGCGCAGCGGGCAGGATCTGACGGTCCCGGTTCCGGTCGGCACGCGCGTCTTCGATCAGGCGACCGAGGAGCTGATCGGCGAGCTGCTCGAACCGGGTCAGCGGCTGCTGGTGGCGCAGGGCGGTTTCCACGGCATCGGCAATGCGCGTTACAAGTCGAGCACCAACCGCGCGCCGCGTCAGTCCAAGCCGGGCACGCCGGGCGAGCGGCGCGATCTGTTCCTCGAACTGATCCTGCTGGCCGATGTCGGGCTGCTCGGTTTCCCGAATGCCGGCAAGTCGTCGCTGATCCGCAAGGTCTCCAGCGCGCGGCCCAAGGTCGCCGACTATCCCTTCACCACGCTCTATCCGAATCTGGGCGTGGTACGGGTCGGTGAGCGGCGCAGCTTCGTGATCGCCGATATTCCGGGTGTCATCGAGGGCGCGGCCGAGGGGGCGGGGCTGGGCATTCACTTCCTGAAGCATCTGGCGCGCACGCGCCTGCTGCTGCATCTGGTCGACATCGCCCCGCTCGACGAGAGTCCGGATCCGGCCGATCAGGTGCGCAAGATCGAGGCCGAGCTGGATGCCTTCGGCGCCGGGCTGCCGGACAAGGAACGCTGGCTGGTGCTCAACAAGATCGATCGGCTCGAACCGGAAGACTATGAAGCGCGGCGGGCGCAGATCGTCGAACAGCTCGACTGGCGCGGGCCTGTCCATACCATCTCGGCGCTCACCGGCGCCGGGACCGAGACGCTGATCAATGATCTGATGTATCGCCTGGAAGCGCTCAAGACCGACCCCGACAGTACCGGCACCGTTCAGTCCGACGCGGGCGCTTCCGACTGGGATGAGTTCGACGACTCGGCGACCGGCGACTGGCATCCTCTGGATTGAACACGGATACGATAACAACTTCAACACTCTGAGCGCGGTTGCAGCATGATCTCGCGAGACAGGATTCCAGGTACGCGGCGTTGGGTGGTCAAGATCGGCAGTGCGCTCCTGACGCGCGACGGCCAGGGCCTGGAGCGCGCCATGCTGGCGCCCTGGGTCGAGCAGATGAGTGCGCGCCGTCAGGCGGGTCATGAAATCGTGCTGGTGTCCTCAGGTGCCGTGGCTGAAGGCATGGCGCGCATGGGCTGGCGGCGTCGGCCCAAGACGCTGCATGAGCTGCAAGCGGCGGCGGCCATCGGTCAGATGGGGCTGGTGCGAGCCTATGAGGACTGTTTCCAGGCGCGCGGACTGCATACGGCCCAGGTGCTGCTGACACGCGACGATCTGTCCGACCGCGCGCGCTATCTCAATGCGCGCAGCACGCTGCGCACGCTGCTGAAATTGGGCGTGATCCCGGTCATCAACGAGAACGACACGGTCGCGACCGACGAGCTACGCTTCGGCGACAACGACACCCTGGCCGCGCTGGTGGCTAATCTGATCGAGGCCGATCTGCTGATCCTGCTCACCGATCAGGATGGGCTTTTCGACCAGGATCCGCGCAAGAACCCGGACGCCAGGCTCATCCCCGAGACCTGGGTCAGTGATCCGCTGCTCGATGAGGTCGCCGGCGGCAGCGTCACCGGGCTCGGTACAGGCGGCATGGTTACGAAGGTGCGTGCGGCGCGTCTGGCGGCACGCTCGGGGACGCCGACCATCATCGCGCCCGGACGGGGTGAGCAGGTCTTGAACCGCATCGGTGCGGGTGAGTCGGTCGGTACGCTGCTGATTCCCTTCCAGGGGCCGCAGGCGGCGCGCAAGCAGTGGCTGGCGGGTCATCTCCAGGCGCGTGGTCGGCTGGTGCTGGACGCGGGCGCGGTGCGTGCCTTGCGCGAGAAGGGCACCAGTCTGCTGGCCGTGGGCGTGAAGGCGGTGCAGGGGCGTTTCAATCGCGGTGAGGTCGTCATCTGTCTCGACGAGGCCGGACAGGAGATCGCGCGCGGTCTGGTCAACTATGACGCGGATGAAGCCGAGCGCATCCGGGGCCGTCCGTCGTCGAGTTTCGAGTCCATCCTCGGCTATCTCGACGATGAGGAACTGATCCATCGCGACAATCTGGTGTTGACCTGACCGGCGGTCATTGCAGCTGGGCCGTCACCGATACTGGGCGTGCTCTTCGAGCGCCGTCATCCGCCAGTTCAATCCCTTCAGGGCGGACCACCCGGCCTGTTCCCTGTAGCCGGTACGGATGGCCGGCAGATCGACGAAGGGTACGAGAGCTTGTGTCTCCTCGGCAGCCAAGGCAATCAAGGTTCCGGGCGTCGATAGCGCCTGGGACTCGCTGCACACCTTCGTGCGCACCCCCGCGCTGCGCTCTTGGACATCATGAAGCCGCCAGCACCTCATCCACCGTCCGCGCCACGACATAGTGCGCAGGCGACTCTCCGTCCTCCTCCAGCGCCTTGAAGTGCGCCTTCCCGCACTCGATCTTGGCCCGCTCCTTGTCCCGCAGATCGTCGGCGAACAAACCGCTCTTCGTCTCGACCACGAAGTACAGCCGCTCCGCCCCGTCCTTCTCCACCAGCACCGCCCAGTCCGGGTTGTAGCTGCCGAGCGGCGTCGGCACGGTGAACCAACCCGGCAGCTTCGCGTACACCTTGATGGCGTCGTTCTTTTCAAGCTGGTCGCCGAAGGTTCGCTCCGTGTCCGAGTCGTAGACGATCTGCTCGTAGACGCCCTTGTTGGCGTCGAGCAGGTTCTTGAGGTAGCCGGTCAGCTCCTCTTGCTCGAACAGCTCCTGCGCGTAGTAGTGCTCATCGCCCAGTCGCTGATACTTGATGCCGTCCACCACCGCCAGCCGCTTGCACCGGTTGATGGCTTCGGCCGTCAGCTCGATGAAGGCCTGCGGGTTGCGCTTAAAGTCCTTGAGGCGCCCGCTGCCGCTCAGGATGCGCTGGATGCTGCGGCGCGTGAGCTGCGTTCGGTCCTGCAGCTCCGTGAGCAAGTCGGGAAGCTCGATGTCGCCTTCGTCGATCACCACGGTCGCCGCGCCGTCCCGCTCGGTCGCCTCCACGCCCGCCTTGCCGATGGCGATGTCAGCCTTGCGCCATTGCAAACGCGTCTTCGGGATCGCGGGCGCCTCCCGCACCGCGCGGATACAGCGCTCGATCAGCTTCTCGTTGTCAAATTGCACCCGATAGGTGGTCTTGTGCTTGATGCGGTCCCACAGCGCCTTGAACTCGGGGCTGTGCAGCACCGCCTGGCGGGTGCGCACCTGGCGGCGCTCATCGGCGTTCCTGATCTCCAGCCGCCCGGCGAGCTTCTTGAGCACGGCCGTGATCTGGTCGCGTTGCGCGGCGAAGGGCTCGGGCACCACCAACGTGTCGTCCTTCAGCGCCTGCTTGAGCGAATCCTGAACCTTGCCCTTGGCGTCGATGTACCCCGCGGCCTTGAGATGTTCCCATAGCGCCCTGGACTGCTCCACGCCAAGCGGCACCGTGCCGCCGTCGGGTTGGCTAACCGGTATGCCGGCGAACTGGTGCGGCTCGACGACGCCGAAGCGGATGCCGGTGTCCTCTTCGATCTCCTTCTGCAGGTTTTCGGCGAACTGCTCGTAGCTCTCCATCGCCACCACGGTGAGCGTGTTGACCTCGAAGCCGCGGACGCGCTCGCCCTGCTGGTTGACGCACAGGCGCAGGCCCCGGCCGATCGTCTGGCGCCGCTCACGTTCGGTCTGGATGTCGCGCAGCGTGCAGATCTGGAAGACGTTGGGGTTGTCCCAGCCTTCCTTGAGCGCGGAGTGGGAGAAGATAAACTTGAGCGGCGTGTCGAAGCTGAGCAGCTTCTCTTTCTCCTTCATGATCAGGTTGTAGGCGCGCTCGGCGTTCTCGCGATTGCTGGCGTTGTTCTCGGCGGTGTCGGTCCAGCCGCCCTTCTTGTCGATGGAGAAGTAGCCGTTGTGCACCTCCTCGGCGGCGCGCGTGAGGTCCACTTCCTGAAAGAGCGTGCGGTAGTCGGGCAGGTTCGCCGCGCGCCGGTACTCCTCCTCGAAGATGCGCGCGTAGTCGCCCTTCACCGGGTTGCCGTCGGCGTCGTGCGACCGGTACTTGGCCACCTCGTCGATGAAGAAGAGCGACAGCACCTTGATGCCCTGCGGCCGCAGGCGCTTCTCCTTGTCGAGATGCTCGCGGATGGTGCGGCGGATCATCTCGCGCTGCACAGCCAGCGCATCCACATCGCCCCAAGCCTGACCCGGCTTCAGGTACAGCTCGCCGCCGGGTACACGCAGCTCGAGATATTCATTGCCCTTCGCCGCGCGGATCTCGCCGATGCGGCAGTTGGCGTACATCGCCCGGCCGGTGGTCTGCTCCAGGTTGTCGCCGTCCTGCACGGTGACTTCCTGCCGCCGCACCTTGCCGCCCGCGGTCTGCATGTCCAGCTCGACCCGCGCGCTGATCGTGCCCTTCTTGTTGCTCACTGAGATCAGGCGCACGTAGGGCTTGTTGTGTGCATCCTCGATCGTGGCCGAGGCCACCTCGATCTGCTTCACCAGCCGCTTTTCAAAGGCATCCACCGCGTCCAGCCGGTAAACCATGTGGTGCTTGTCCACGTGGGTGGCCGAGTAGCGCAGCGTGCACAGCGGGTTCATCGCGTCGAGCGCGGCCTTGCCCTGGCCCTGGAGGCCGCCGTCCACGCTCTGCGGCTCGTCCACGATAACGATGGGGCGGGTGGCCTTGATCAGGTCGATGGGCTTCTCGCCGCCGGTCTTCTCGCTGTCCTTGTAGAGGTTGTTGACATCCTTCTTGTTGATGGCCCCGACGGTGACCACCATGATCTGGATGCCGGCTCTGGTGGCGAAGTTGCGCACCTGGCCGAGCTTGGCCGAATCGTACAGGAAGTAGTCGAAAGGCACGCCCGCGTACAGGCTCTTGAAGTGCTCCTCGGTGATCTGGAGCGACTTGTACACACCCTCCTTGATGGCCACCGACGGCACCACGATCACGAACTTGGTGAAGCCGTAGCGCTTGTTCAGCTCGAAGATCGTGCGCAGGTAGACGTAGGTCTTGCCGGTGCCGGTCTCCATCTCCACCGTGAAGTCGCCCGAGGCCAGGGTCTCCGACGGCGCAAGGCCGTTGCGGATCTGAACGTCGCGGAGGTTGGCGAGAATCTCATCGTCGAGCAGCGTCAGACGGTTGCCGACGCCAAGGTCTCCGACGCCCGGGTCGCTCTTGGCAAACGCCAGGCTCGTCTGCCGCGTGACGGTGAACTCCGTGCGGCAGATCTCCTGCCCGCGGAACAGATCACACACCGCCTCGATGGCTTCGAGCTGGTAGTCGAGGTTGGGTTCGAAATGAAGCTTCATAGACAGGCCACCACGCCTTGCAGAAAGCATTGAAAACTGCGCGAGCGATTGCGTTCGGGTTCCATGTGTTTGGCAATATTCCGGGCCGCGTCGATCTTGGGAAAACTGTTACGGTAGATGCCGTTTTGTTTGAGGAAATGGTGCAGCCGCTCCCAGGTGCCGCCGTTGTCGGGATTGTTGAAGGAGTTCGGGAACCGGACACCGCCCAACGAGGTAAAAGCACGTTGCAGCGCCGCGGTATCGCCCATGAACCAAGCCTCCAGCTCCTCGATGGCGATGCGATTGACCACCTGGAAAGCAGCACCACCCGTTCCCGCAGCCGTTTTTGTCTGCAATCCGGCGTTGCGAGCCATGTCTTCAAGTTGCCGTTTCAAGGCGTGACAGTCGTCGTTGTCCCGATCGATCAAGACGATGACCTTGATTTCCTCGCCTCCATCCATCCGCCTTTTGTAGCCGCGGAGCCGGTCAGGGAGCTCTTTCATGAGCCGCCCCTTGCTGCGCATGTTGATCACCTTCCACTCGGCGCGATTCCCGATGATCTTCGGCAGCAGGTGCCGCAAAGCCTCTTCCATGGAGGGCTCCTCCACGAGCAGTTCCAGTCGGCTCATGCCCCTTCCTCGGGAGCCAGGGGGTCGCCCACGTCGAAATGTCCCTCCATCCACAGATCCCCCAAGGATGCCCCCTCTGCAAGAAATTCCCTGATGGCGGGCATATCCGCTACCCGCTTCGCCCGGGTGTAGCCATCGGCGCCTCGATAGAGCACCCGCACCTGTTCAGGACGCAGCCGATCAATAAAGAAGGGGGAGTGGGTGGTCACGATGAGCTGAGTGCGCTCCGAAGCCATGTCACACTCTTCCGCCAGTTCCGGCAGAAGCCGGGGGTGGAGGTAGTTTTCCGGCTCTTCGATGCCGATGAGCTGCGGTGGTTCCGGATCGTAGAGCAGGATCAGGTAGGCCAGCATCTTCAGTGTTCCATCCGAGGCGAAGCGCGCCAGCACCGGGGAAGAAAAGGGTGCATCCTTGACCTGCAGCAGCAGGCGGCCGTCGTCCAGCGGGCGGGAGGTCACCTCCTCGATGCGGGGGACACGGCGTTTCAAGGTCTCAAAAATCTTGTTCAAGCGTTCCGGATGTTCCTCGCCCAGGTATTGAATGACGTTGGCCAGGTTGTCGCCCGTCTGGGACAACCGTTCTTCCGCCCCTGCCTCCGGGTTGCCCCGTGCCGCGTCGGCGGAAAGGTACGAAAGATGCCAGCCGGTGATGAAGTGGCGCAGGGCGATCACCCGCGGGTTCTCCGCGAGCTGCCCCAGAGTGTTCACCGCCAGCACATCCGGTCCGGAAAGAGGCTTTTCAATACGTTTGTCCTGCGATTCCGGCTGTTCCCCGGTAATGACCTTGCCTACTCCTTCGCGATAATCGAGAAAGTAAAAGGGGGCCCCCGGGTGGGTCCGCTTCCAGCGTAAAAACTCACGTTTGACCACCGGCCCCCGATCTTTTTCGTCGATTTCCAGGTGATAGGTGATCAGCGGCGTGCCCGGCTTTTCCCGGTATTGGAGCTCAATCACGATGGGGCCTTCCGAATCCCGACTCCGGAGTTCCCGGAAGCGACCTCGCCGATCCCACGCCTTGCGCAGTCCTTCACCGAAACACTCGGACAGAAAGGCGAACACGTCGAAGACCGTGGACTTGCCGCTGCCGTTGGGGCCGAGCAACACGTTCAGCGGCGTGAGGTAATCCAAGCGCACATCTCGCAGGGCACGGTAATTCCGCACATGCAGAGCCTCTACACGCGGCGGTTCCAAGAATTCACTCATCACAAACTCCTGACGTTGGCGATGCCGGCCTGCTCAAGAATCGCGGCGAGGTTGGTCTTGGCCACGTCGTCGGCAAAGGCGCTATCGCGGAAGACACAGGTGGTATCGGCTGCCGGGGCGAGCGCCTGGTGCCAGGCGACGATGCCTTGGGCCAACGGTTCCACCTCCTCGCGGGTGATTTCCGTGGCGAGGCAGGCCAGCAGCACGCCGCCGCCGATGCTATGCACGGCCTTGCCGGCGATGGTCCTGGTTTCGATCGGCACGCACAGGTCGAGGCCGAGCTTGAGCAGCAGCTCGTAGAGGATGTCCTGCTCGGTGCGGCCCTCTTTGATGTGCTCCACGTGGTCGAGCAGCGTCTGGTCCAGGTTATGGCGGTCCGGCTCCCAGGCGCGGATGTTGCTGGAGTCGAGCTTGAAGACGCGAAAGCCGGTGTCGCCA comes from the Allochromatium tepidum genome and includes:
- a CDS encoding AAA family ATPase, with amino-acid sequence MSEFLEPPRVEALHVRNYRALRDVRLDYLTPLNVLLGPNGSGKSTVFDVFAFLSECFGEGLRKAWDRRGRFRELRSRDSEGPIVIELQYREKPGTPLITYHLEIDEKDRGPVVKREFLRWKRTHPGAPFYFLDYREGVGKVITGEQPESQDKRIEKPLSGPDVLAVNTLGQLAENPRVIALRHFITGWHLSYLSADAARGNPEAGAEERLSQTGDNLANVIQYLGEEHPERLNKIFETLKRRVPRIEEVTSRPLDDGRLLLQVKDAPFSSPVLARFASDGTLKMLAYLILLYDPEPPQLIGIEEPENYLHPRLLPELAEECDMASERTQLIVTTHSPFFIDRLRPEQVRVLYRGADGYTRAKRVADMPAIREFLAEGASLGDLWMEGHFDVGDPLAPEEGA